The following are encoded together in the Ornithorhynchus anatinus isolate Pmale09 unplaced genomic scaffold, mOrnAna1.pri.v4 scaffold_264_arrow_ctg1, whole genome shotgun sequence genome:
- the TMEM94 gene encoding transmembrane protein 94 isoform X1 produces MVIKWAELWLPPQGKGTKPEPPLALGLSTRRALTILKEQLSAVLQAHLKERNNTVTWKEVWTSSFLYHGNRRSCFHWPGALLMLLAALLLLCCRRSQPLGSEGVEVVNAAAIVLLLLLNLLVVGQQERLKRCEVARRLQGIIDGIHDALRDSQTLKWSDAMYPDLHMPFAPSWSLHWAYRDGHLVNLPVSLLVEGDVIALRPGQESFASLRGIKDDEHIVLEPGDLFPPFSPPPSPRGEEKKGPQDPQQHRLFRVLKTPVIDNVRWCLDMALSRPVTALDNERFTVQGVMLRYAVPVVLAGFLVTNALRFIFSAPGVTSWQHTLLQLQVNGVLPILPLLFPVLWVLATACGEARVLAQRSKAPPSSLLAKFSEDTLSSYTDAVSPQEMLRCIWGHFLLVVQGKSPTLSYTSSLLHSLGSVTVLCCVDKQGVLSWPNPSPETVLFFSGKMELPAGSHEDLAEEDDEALSARPFGHPEVEEEEEEEPHECDALLSGPLGDTLQLVSEQERGGWLGDGPKPLEPPSHRRPPGRSKHPSGSNVSFGRDGEDEEPRKAIGQGESGALEVEAEDLVCDYHLEMLSLSQDQQNPSCIQFDDSNWQLHLASLKPLGLSVLLTLCDASVADRLCRFSDHLCGIALQDGHGAVLPVHVPWGLCELARLIGFTPGAKELFRQEKHLALYRLPSAEMVKETALGKLTCVTKRRPPLSHMISLFIKDTSTSTEQMLSHGTADVVLEACTDFWDGTDIYPLSGSDRKKVLDFYQRTCLSGYCSAFAYKPMHCALSTQLNGKCIELTQAPGHSAIFTSCELPGTTPIKHSSRRSSCSSDEGIGEALEPEDCVQALSGQIFMGLVSSQYQARLDIVRLIDALVNACIRFVYFSLEDELKSKVFAEKMGLETGWNCHISLTPNGALPGSDVPPSSPSQAGSLHDDLNQVSRDDAEGLLLTEEEGHSDLVSFQPTDSDIPSFLEDCNRAKLPRGIHQVRPHLQNIDNVPLLVPLFTDCTPETMCEMIKIMQEFGEVTCCLGSSASLHNSCLFLQSDISIALDPLYPSRCSWETFGYATSTSMAQTSDGLSPLQLSGQLNSLACSMALSQEESCSIIRLIEQARHATYGIRKCFLFLLQCQLALVVIQFLSCLVQLPAVLSTTDILWLSCFCYPLLSISLLGKPPHSSIMSVATGKNLLSIPKKTQHYFLLCFLLKFSLTIGSVLICFGFTLQNFCDVARAHNRGFSNCTSILLPSNATGAPDWVRGFPNGLLLAQKLTAALIVLHTVFISITHVHRTQPLWRKSPFSNVWWTLTLPVVLLGQVAQTAVDLQLWTYRGRDGEATFGLGDVPPLTWLLGSLSLLLVVVANEIVKLHEIRVRVRYQKRQKLQFETKLGMNSPF; encoded by the exons ATGGTCATTAAGTGGGCCGAGCTGTGGCTGCCCCCGCAGGGCAAGGGCACCAAA cccgAGCCCCCTTTGGCCCTGGGCCTGTCGACGAGGAGAGCCCTGACCATCCTGAAGGAGCAGCTGAGTGCCGTGCTCCAGGCCCACCTGAAAGAACGCAACAACACTGTCACCTGGAAG GAGGTGTGGACAAGCAGTTTCCTGTACCACGGGAACCGGCGCTCCTGCTTCCACTGGCCGGGGGCGCTGCTCATGCTGCTAGCCGCGCTGCTGCTGCTTTGCTGTCGCCGGAGCCAGCCGCTGGGAAG CGAGGGCGTGGAGGTGGTGAACGCGGCGGCCAtagtcctgctgctgctcctcaacCTCCTGGTGGTCGGGCAGCAGGAGCGGCTGAAGCGCTGTGAGGTGGCAAGGCGGCTGCAGGGCATCATCGATGGCATCCACG ACGCTCTCAGGGACAGCCAAACGCTCAAGTGGTCTGACGCCATGTATCCTGACCTGCACATGCCCTTTGCCCCATCCTGGTCCTTACACTGGGCATACCGTGACGGACACCTGGTCAACTTGCCCGTCAGCCTGCTGGTGGAGGGGGACGTGATCGCCCTGCGGCCCGGCCAAGAGTCCTTCGCCTCTCTGAGGGGCATCAAG GATGACGAACACATTGTCCTGGAGCCTGGGGACCTGTTcccgcccttctccccacccccatccccacgaggagaggagaagaaagggcctCAGGACCCCCAGCAGCATCGGCTCTTCCGCGTCCTCAAGACGCCAGTGATCGACAACGTCAG gtgGTGCCTGGACATGGCCCTGTCGCGGCCAGTGACGGCGCTGGACAACGAGAGGTTCACGGTGCAGGGCGTGATGCTGCGTTACGCGGTGCCTGTGGTCCTG GCTGGCTTCCTGGTCACCAATGCCCTGCGCTTCATCTTCTCGGCCCCCGGCGTCACTTCCTGGCAGCACACCTTGCTCCAGCTGCAG GTGAACGgcgtcctccccatcctcccgctGCTCTTCCCCGTCCTCTGGGTTCTGGCCACAGCCTGCGGCGAGGCCCGCGTCCTGGCCCAGCGGAGCAAGGCCCCACCCAGCTCCCTG CTGGCCAAATTCTCAGAGGATACGCTCAGCAGCTACACTGACGCCGTCTCCCCTCAG GAAATGCTGCGCTGCATCTGGGGTCACTTCCTGCTGGTCGTCCAGGGCAAGTCGCCCACCCTGAGTTACACCTCCAGCCTGCTGCACAGCCTGGGCTCCGTCACG GTGCTGTGCTGCGTGGACAAGCAGGGGGTTCTGTCCtggcccaaccccagccccgAGACCGTCCTCTTCTTCAGCGGGAAGATGGAGCTGCCGGCAGGGAGCCACGAAGACCTGGCCGAGGAGGATGACGAGGCCCTGTCCGCCCGCCCCTTCGGCCACcctgaggtagaggaggaggaggaggaggag ccccacgaGTGCGACGCCCTCCTCTCCGGCCCCCTTGGGGACACCCTACAGCTGGTCAGCGAGCAGGAGCGTGGCGGCTGGCTGGGGGACGGGCCCAAACCCCTGGAGCCTCCCAGCCACCGCAGGCCGCCGGGGCGCAGCAAGCACCCCTCCGGCTCCAACGTGAGCTTCGGCAGGGACGGCGAGGACGAGGAGCCTAGAAAG GCCATCGGCCAAGGGGAGAGCGGCGCCTTGGAGGTGGAGGCCGAGGACCTGGTGTGCGACTACCACCTGGAGATGCTGAGCCTGTCGCAGGACCAGCAGAACCCCTCCTGCATCCAGTTCGACGACTCCAACTGGCAGCTGCACCTGGCCTCGCTCAAGCCCCTGGGGCTCAGCGTGCTGCTCACCCTGTGCGACGCCAGCGTCGCCGACCGCCTGTGCCGCTTCTCCGATCACCTCTGCGGCATCGCGCTCCAGGACGGCCACGGTGCCGTGCTGCCCGTCCACGTGCCCTGGGGGCTCTGCGAGCTGGCCCGCCTCATCG GGTTCACCCCTGGGGCCAAGGAACTGTTCCGGCAGGAGAAGCACCTGGCCCTGTACCGGCTGCCCAGCGCCGAGATGGTCAAGGAGACGGCTCTGGGGAAGCTGACCTGTGTCACCAAGCGGCGTCCCCCCCTCAGTCATATGATCAGCCTCTTCATCAAGGATACCAGCACCA gcacagagcagATGCTGTCTCACGGCACTGCTGACGTGGTTCTGGAGGCCTGCACCGACTTCTGGGACGGCACCGACATCTACCCGCTCTCCGGCTCAGACAG GAAGAAGGTTCTGGACTTCTACCAGCGGACCTGCCTGTCCGGCTACTGCTCCGCCTTCGCCTACAAGCCCATgcactgtgctctgtccacccagCTGAATGGCAAATGCATCGAGCTGACCCAGGCACCCGGGCACAGCGCCATCTTCACCTCCTGTGAGCTGCCCGGCACCACCCCCATCAAGCACAGCTCCCGCCGCAGCAGCTGCAGCTCAGATG AAGGGATCGGGGAGGCTCTGGAGCCGGAAGACTGCGTGCAGGCACTGAGCGGCCAGATCTTCATGGGCCTGGTGTCATCCCAGTACCAGGCGAGGCTGGACATCGTGCGTCTCATCGACGCGCTCGTCAATGCCTGCATCCGCTTCGTCTACTTCTCCCTGGAGGACGAGCTCAAGAGCAAG gtGTTCgcggagaagatgggcctggagACGGGATGGAATTGCCACATCTCCCTGACGCCCAACGGGGCGCTCCCCGGCTCTGAcgtccccccctccagccccagccaggCGGGCTCCCTGCACGATGACCTCAACCAGG tGTCCCGGGACGACGCCGAGGGGCTGCTGCTCACCGAGGAGGAGGGACACTCGGACCTCGTCAGCTTCCAGCCCACCGACAGCGACATCCCCAGCTTCCTGGAGGACTGCAAccgg GCCAAACTACCCCGGGGCATCCACCAGGTCCGGCCACACCTGCAGAACATTGACAACGTGCCCCTGCTGGTGCCCCTCTTCACCGACTGCACCCCCGAGA CCATGTGCGAGATGATCAAGATCATGCAGGAGTTCGGCGAGGTGACCTGCTGCCTGGGCAGCTCAGCCAGCCTGCATAACAGCTGCCTCTTCCTGCAGAGTGACATCAG catcGCCCTGGACCCCCTGTACCCATCCCGCTGCTCCTGGGAGACCTTCGGCTATGCCACCAGCACCAGCATGGCCCAGACCTCCGACGGCCTCTCGCCCCTGCAGCTGTCCGGGCAGCTCAACAGCCTGGCCTGCTCCATGGCCCTCAGCCAGGAGGAGAGCTGTAGCATCATCCGGCTCATCGAGCAG GCTCGCCACGCCACCTATGGCATCCGGAAATGCTTCCTGTTTCTGTTGCAGTGCCAGCTGGCTCTCGTGGTCATACAg TTCTTGTCTTGCCTAGTACAGCTGCCTGCGGTCCTCAGCACCACCGACATCCTGTGGCTCTCCTGCTTCTGCTACCCCTTGCTGAG catCTCTCTGCTCGGGAAGCCCCCCCACAGCTCCATCATGTCTGTGGCCACGGGAAAGAACCTCTTGTCCATTCCCAAGAAG ACCCAGCACTACTTCCTGCTCTGCTTCCTGCTCAAGTTCAGCCTGACCATCGGCTCCGTCCTCATCTGCTTCGGCTTCACGCTGCAGAACTTCTGTGATGTCGCCCGTGCTCACAACCGAGGCTTCTCCAACTGCACCTCCATCCTGCTGCCCAG TAACGCAACCGGTGCCCCCGACTGGGTTCGTGGCTTCCCCAACGGGCTGCTCCTGGCACAGAAGCTCACAGCCGCCCTCATCGTCCTGCACACGG TGTTCATCTCCATCACCCACGTGCACCGCACCCAGCCCCTGTGGAGGAAGAGCCCCTTCTCCAACGTGTGGTGGACCCTGACCCTGCCCGTGGT TCTGCTGGGACAGGTGGCCCAGACAGCCGTGGACCTGCAGCTGTGGACATACAGGGGGCGGGACGGCGAGGCGACCTTTGGCCTGGGCGACGTGCCGCCGCTCACCTGGCTgctgggctccctctccctcctcctcgtggTCGTCGCCAACGAGATCGTCAAGCTGCACGAGATCCG AGTACGCGTCCGCTATCAGAAGAGGCAGAAGCTGCAGTTTGAAACCAAGCTGGGCATGAACTCTCCTTTCTGA